Sequence from the Sphingobium indicum B90A genome:
GCCGCCGATGCGGTCAGCGTTTCGGCGGACTATGTCTGGCCCTTCGGCCTGTCGACCGGCGCGACCGTGACGATGGTGGGCGACAGCTTCAACGATGCGACCAACGCGATCCGGCTGGACGGCTATGCCGTGACGGACGTGCGGGCATCCTTCCCGATCCGGGAGAATCTGGAGATCTACGGCCGCATCGACAATCTGACCGATGAGAAATATGCCACTGTCTATGGCTATGGCACATATGGCCGCTCGGCCTTCGGCGGCGTGCGTGTGCGCTTCTGAAAATAGCCTAATGGCGCGGCGCGGCGTTCACCCGCGCCGCGCCCTTGCGCACGGCTCCGTCAAGCTGCGCCATGCCCTTGTGCGCAGCGCCGTCAAGCTGCGCAGCGATGCTCCGCGCCGCATCGACATAGGCGGGGCCGCCGCACACCGTCCACGCCTGCGGCAGGCGGATGCGCGGAATGGCGCGCAATATGGGATGGCGCAGCATCTCCGTCCCCTGATCGACCACCTCTTCGCTGCCGCTCTCCACGATCAGCCAGTCGGGGCGGGCGGCGATCATCTCCTCCAGCGACAGTTGCGACAGCGCCGGCTTGCCCAGCCTGCCCGCCAGATTGACCAGCCCCACGCGCCGCATCAGGTCGTCGACCAGCGTGCCGGTGCCGGTCATATAGCCGCGCCGCTGATAATAGGCGGCAACCCCGCGACGCTTCGGGCGGGGCAGGGCGGCGAGGTCGCGATTCATGGCCCGGATCAGCGCTTCGCCCCGTTCGGTATGGCCGACCGCCGCTGCAACCTGACGGATCTGCGCCAGGATCATGGGATAGCCGTCCGCGCTCGCCAGCCCCAAAGTCCGCCATCGGCCCGGAGGCGCGCCGACGACGCCGTCGTTTTCGGGAAAGCCGATCAGCAGGTCGGGCCGCAGCGCCAGCACTTCCTCCGCCGGGCGCTTGAGCGTGCGGAAGGCGCGGGCCTTGCCGACCGCCGCCGACAGTTCCGGGTCGTGCCCATAGGGGCTGAGCGCCGCGATCTGCGCCGGGTCGGCCAGAGCGAGCACATATTGATCGGCGCAGGTGTTGAGCGACACGATGCGCCGGGGTTGGGTGGGCGCCGCGCCGGTCAGGACCAGGGCGCAGAACGCTGTAAAGATTATTCTGCGCCGCACGCTGCTGCTCCCGGATTGTGCCTCAACAAACCACCATGCTCCTGCCTTCGCAGGAGCACGGCACGCTGTAGCAAGCAACGAAGGCCGCGCAAGCCATGAGCGTCCGCCGTCACCCGCTGCTGATCCCCGCGCTGATCCTGTTGATGCTGATCGCCGCCCTCGGCTCTGTCACGCTGGGGGCCGTGCCGCTCTCTCCGGAGCGCATCCTTGCCGTCCTGACCGGCGGCGGCGACGATGTCGCCCGCGCCATCCTGATCGACCTGCGCCTGCCGCGCATGCTGCTCGGCCTGATCGTCGGGGCGATGCTGGGCCTCGCCGGCGCCGCGCTTCAGGGCTATCTGCGCAACCCGCTGGCCGAACCTTCGGTCTTGGGGGTGTCCAATGCTGCGGCCCTCGGCGCCGTCTGCGCGCTGTATTTCGGGCTGGCGCAGGTGCATCCGCTGGCGCTTCCGGCACTCGCCATCCTCACCAGCCTGATCGGCATCGGCGCGCTGTTCCTGCTGGCCGGCCCTGCCGAAAGCCCCCTTACCCTGATCCTCGCGGGGATCGCCATCGCCACGCTGAGCGGGGCGGGGATCAGCCTGTCCCTGAATCTCTCGCCCAATCCCTTCGCGGCGATGGAGATCATGAGCTGGCTGATGGGCAGTCTGGAAAACCGCGCCTACAGCCATGTCTGGATCGCGCTGCCCTGCGTTGCCGTCGGCGCGGCGCTGCTGATCGCGGACGGGCGGACGCTGGACGCGCTGACGCTGGGGGAGGATGGGGCGCAGGCGCTGGGCATCGACCTTCGCCGGGCGCGCATCCGCCTGATGCTGGGCGTCGCCATAGGCGTGGGCGGCGCGGTGGCGGTGTCCGGGGCCATCGGCTTCGTCGGGCTGATCGTGCCGCATCTGGTGCGGCCGCTGACCGACCGTTCGCCCTCCGCTATCCTGCTGCCCTCCATGCTGGGCGGGGCGGCGCTGCTGACGCTGGCGGACATCGGCGTCAGGCTGATCCCGACCAGCAGCGAACTCAAGCTGGGGGTGCTGACGGCCTTGCTGGGCGTGCCCGTCTTCCTGATCCACCTGATGCGGGAGCGGCGGCTATGGTGACGATCCGCGCGCAGGCGCTTTCCATCAGGCTGGGCCGGCATCCGGCGGTGAACGGCGTCGACCTGCTGCTGGAGCCGGGATGCCTGTTGGGCATTATCGGGCCGAACGGCGCCGGCAAGTCGACCCTGATCCGGGCGCTGCTGGGGCTGGTGCCGCGGGCGGGCGGCACGGTCCTCATCGACGGCGTCGATAGCGGCCGGCTCAGCCGGCAGGAGATCGCCCGGCGCATCGCCTATCTGCCGCAGGGGCAGGCGCTGCACTGGCCGCTGGCGGTGGAGCGGCTGGTGGCGCTGGGCCGCCTGCCGCATCTGGGGCCGCTGTCCCGCCTTTCCGCGGAGGATGAGGCGCTGATCGACGCCGCCCTGATGCGCGCCGATGCGCTGCATCTGAAGGGGCGGGTCGCGACCGAACTGTCCGGCGGCGAGCGCGCCCGCGTGCTGCTGGCCCGGGCGCTGGCGGTCGGCGCCCCCGCGCTGATCGTGGACGAGCCTCTGGCCGCGCTCGATCCGGGGCATCAGATCGACGTCATGGACCTGCTGAAGGCGGAGGCGCGGGCGGGATCGCTGGTCGTCGCCGTGCTGCACGACCTGGGCATGGCGGCCCGCTATTGCGACCGGCTGGTGCTGATGGACCACGGCTCGCCGGTGGCCGACGGCGCGCCGCTGGAGGTGCTGACGGAGCGGAATCTCGCCCAAGTGTACGGCATTGCAGCGCGCATCGAGGCAGACGGAAAGTGGCCGCTGATCCTGCCCGTGGGGCGAGTCAAAAGCTGAACTCCCTGTCGTTCCCGCGAGAAGCGGGGAGGCGCCCTTACTCCGCAAAAGACCGGGGCGCCGGAGCCACCACCGTGAACGCTCCCGCGCCGATCTCCGACACTTCCAGCGCCCGTTCCGCAATGCCGTCGCGGCCGAAGCGGAACGCCCCGTCGATCCCGGCAAAACCCCCCGCATCGCGCAGCCGCGCCGCCGGGAAGGTCGTGCCCGGCTTCCAGTCGCGGGCAATCCGCACCGTCAGCAGCACCGAATCATAACCCAAAGCCGACAGCCGGAACGGCGCATTGCCGTAGCGCGCCCGATATTTGGTCGCGAGCTGGCTGTAGAGCCCATCCGAAACGCTGGCGAACCATGCGCCGCGCAGCACCCGGCTGGACGCCAGGCCGCTGTCCGTATTCCACAATTCGGTGCCCAGCAGCCGCGCCGTCGCGCCGCCATTCTTCCGCACGATCGGCGCGACCTGCATCGCCACGCGGCCGCTGTCCGCGATCAGCAGCGCGTCATAGCTGGAGGACGCCTGCAATTTCCTGACCGCCGCCGTGATGGAGGCGGCGCTGCGGTCGAATGTCTGCATCGACACCACGGTTGCGCCCGCGCCCTCGACCGCGCGCAGCAGGGCCGTGCCCGACCGCTCGCCATAGGTTCCCTTGGGCACCAGCGCGGCGAATTTGGACAGGCCCTTGCCCCTGGCGAATTCCACCACCCGCTCGATCGACTGGTTGGGGTTGTAGCCCATGATGTAGACGCCGTTTCCGGCGACGCTGGTGTCGTTGGAGAAGCTGATCACCGGCACGTTCGCCCGCGCAGCGATGGGTCCGACGATCCGCGCATCCTCCGCCAGCAACGGCCCCAGGATCAGCTTGTTGCCGTCCGCCAGCGCCTTGTTCGCCGCCGCCGCCGCGCCGACGCCGGTGTCGTAGGTGGTGATGCGCACCTTGTCGGCCTTGGTGTCCAGCAGCGCCAGCGTGGTCGCATTGGCGATGGACTGGCCGACGCCCGCATTGGGACCGCTCATCGGCACCAGCAGCGCGACGCGGTGGCGCAGCGTGTCGGTGGGCAGGCCCTCGGTCACTTCGGGGCCGGTCTGCGTCGGGCCGGTCTGGGCCGGGCCGGGGCCTTTGGGCACGATGGATTGACAGGCGGCGACCAGCAGCGCGGTGGCTGCGAACAAAATCCGCCCGGCGCGTTTCATGGCAGCGAACAAGTCCGCTTGCCGGGGGGCATCCGTCTCTGTCATCTGGCATCCTTATGGAAACTGATATTGTTGATCTTGATGGTTCTGGGCTTGAGGCTGGGCTTTACATCGTTGCAGGGCCGATCGGCAACCTTGGAGACCTTACCCCCCGCGCGGCCGAAGTCCTGCGCCTTGCCGACGTGATCGCCGTGGAAGATACACGGGTCAGCGCACGCCTGCTGCGCCATGCCGGGTCGGACCGGCCGATGGTCCCCTATCACGACCATAGCGCCGAAGGGGTGCGCGCCCGCCTGATCGAGCGGATGGCGAGCGAATCGGTCGCGCTGCTGTCCGACGCGGGAACTCCGCTGATCTCCGATCCGGGGTACAAGCTGGTGCGCGACGCCCGCGCCGCCGGCCGCCGGATCACGACGCTGCCGGGGCCGAGCGCCGCCATCGCCGCGCTCACTTTGTCGGGCCTGCCGACCGACCGTTTCCTGTTCATGGGCTTCCTGCCGTCCAAGCGGAAGGCGCGCGGCGACGCGCTGGCTGAGGTCGCCGCGCTGCGCGCCACGCTGGTCTTCTACGAAAGCGGCCCGCGCCTGTCGGAAAGCCTGGCCGCCATGGCCGAGCATCTGGGCGACCGCGAAGCCGCCGTCTCCCGCGAGATCAGCAAGGCGTTCGAGGAAACCGCCACCGGGACCCTTACCCAACTGTCCGCCCGCTATGCCGACGCCCCGCCCAAGGGGGAGATCGTCGTCATCGTCGGCCAGCCCGGCGAAGCCCCGCCCGCCAGCGCGGAGGATGCCGACGCCGCCCTGCTCGAAGCCATGGAACGCCTCCCCGTCTCCAAGGCGGCGGGGGAGGTGGCGAAGAAACTGGGCCTCGACCGCCGCGCCCTCTACGACCGGGCGCTGGAACTCAAGGCGTGAGGCGTCAGGCCGCCGAAAAACGCGGGCGGCAGGCGGAACGGATCGCCGGCTGGTGGCTGCGCCTGAAGGGCTGGCAGATCGTCGGCCGCCGTATGCGCACGCCCGCCGGAGAGGTCGACCTGGTCGCCCGGCGCGGCGGGATGCTCGCCTTTGTCGAGGTGAAGGCCCGCGCCACCGGCGCCGATCTCGACCTCGCCATCGACGAACGCCGCCTTTCGCGGGTCGCCGCGGCGGCGGAAATCCTGTTCCACGACCTCGCGAAACCGGGCGACGACATGCGAATCGACGTGATGCTCCTTGCACCGGGCCGCCCGCCGCGCCATCTGGCGAATGTCTGGCATGGGGGCTGACTCGACCTCCGTTCGCCCTGAGTAGCCCCTGAGCTTGTCGAAGGGGCGTATCGAAGGGCGGGTGCGGGACGGTGCTTCGATACGGGACTTCGACAAGCTCAGCCCTACTCAGCACGAACGGAAGAAGAGGAAATGATTGCAGTGACCCAGCTCAACCCGCTCACCGTCGCCGTGCAGATGGACCCGATGGAGGGGATCAGGATCGGCGGCGATTCGACCTTCCACATCATGCTGGCGGGGCAGGCGCGGGGGCACCGGCTCTATCATTATCTCGCCCCCGACCTCACCTATCGCGACGGTCGCGTGCTGGCCAAGGCCCGCCCGGTGAAGGTGCAGAAGGTCGAAGGCGACCATTTCGTCTTCGGCGAGCCGGAGATGCTGGACCTCGGCCGCGACGTCGACGTGGTGCTGATGCGGCAGGATCCGCCCTTCGACCTCAGCTACATCACCGCCACCCATCTTCTGGAGCGGGTGCAGGAGGAGACGCTGGTGGTGAACGACCCCGCCTCCGTCCGCAACGCGCCGGAAAAGCTGTTCGTGCTGGATTATGCGCGCTTCATGCCGCCCACCATGATCACCCGCGACCTGGAGCAGGTGAAGTCCTTTCTCGCCCAGCATGGCGAGATCGTGGTGAAGCCGCTTTACGGCAATGCGGGCAACGCCGTCTTCCATGTCGGGCGGTCCGGCGCGAATCTGTCCGCGCTGGTGGAACTGTTCAACGCATCCTGGGTCGAACCCTTCATGGTCCAGGCCTTCATTCCCGGCGTCGCGGAGGGCGACAAGCGCATCGTGCTGGTCGACGGCGAAGTCGCGGGCGCGGTCAACCGCATTCCCGGCGCGGGGGAAATCCGATCCAACCTCGCCGTCGGCGGATCGGCGGCCAAGACCGTCCTCACCGAACGCGAACTGGAAATCTGCGAAGCCCTTGGCCCGGAACTCAAGCGGCGCGGGCTTCTTTTCGTCGGGATCGACGTGATCGGCGGTGAATGGCTGACGGAAATCAACGTGACCTCGCCCACCGGCATCGTTTCCATCGACGCCTTCAACGGCACCGACACGGGCGGCATGATCTGGGACGCGATCGACGCCCGGCTGGCGGCGCGGGCGGCCGCCTGAGCCACGTCGCATCATGACCGACTGGGTTCTCCGCCTGATCGACGCGGGCGGCTATTGGGGCATTTTCGCCCTGATGGTGATCGAGAACATATTTCCGCCGATCCCGTCCGAGCTCATCATGGGCATCGGCGGCATCCGCGTCGGCCAGGGCCGGATGGAGATGGGATGGCTGCTGTTCGCGGGCACCGTCGGCACCACCGTCGGCAATTATTTCTGGTATCTGGTCGGCCATATATTGGGCTTCGGCCGGTTGAAGCCGCTCGTCGACCGCTATGGCCGCTGGGCGACGCTGGAGTGGAAGGATGTCGAGGCGCTCGACCATATCTTCGGCAAATATGGGCAGATCGTGGTGTTCGTCTTCCGCTTCATGCCCGCCTTCCGCACGATGATCTCGCTGCCCGCCGGGCTGTTCCGCATGGGGCATGTCCGCTTCCTGCTGTGGACCAGCGGCGGGGCGCTGGTGTGGAATATCATTCTCGCCTATGCGGGCTATATTTTGGGGCAGAATTTCCGCGACATCGACAAATATGTGGGGCCGGTGGCGACGGCCTGCGTGGTGGGGGCGGTCCTCTTCTACCTCTGGCGGCTGGCGACCTGGAAACCCAGGGGCTGATCCGGGGATATGCCGTGTTCCTGCGAAGGCAGGAACCCAGTTCAGACGAGGGAATGGACTTCACGCCCGCGGATGCGCGTTCCGGTAAACATCAAGCAGATGCGCCGCATCCACCTGCGTATAGATTTGCGTGGAGGACAGGCTGGCATGGCCCAGCAACTCCTGCAACGACCGCAAATCCGCCCCGCGCCCCAGCAGGTGCGTCGCGAAGCTGTGCCGCAAGGCATGGGGCGTCGTCCGGTCGGACAGCCCCAGCCGCCCTCGCGCGCCCTGCACGGCCCGGCGGATCAGCGCAGGCGACAGCGGCCCGCCCCGGACCCCCCGGAACAGCGGCGCGTCCTTCTCCTGCCCGAAGGGGCAGAGCGCCACATAGGCCTCCATCGCTTTCCGCACCTGGGGCAGCAGCGGCACGATCCGCGTCTTGCCCCGCTTGCCGGTGACGCGCAAAGTCTCTCCCAGGGGCAGCACCGCGCCGGTCAGCGCCATCGCCTCCCCGATGCGCAGCCCTGCCCCGTAAAGCAGCAGCAGCACCGCCCAATCCCTGGCGCCGATCCATTCCTCCCGCGCCGTTTCGGCGATGTCCCCGGCCAGCGCCACCGCCTCGTCGGGCGAGACCGGGCGGGGCAGGCCGCGCTTCACGCGAGGCCCCTTCAGCATCGGCACCCGCGCATCCTCCCCGCCGACGAAGCGCAGGAAACCCCGCACCGCCGACAATTCCCGCGCCGCCGAGACATTGCCGATCCCGTCCATCCGCCGCACCGTCAGGAAGGCGCGCAGGTCGGCCTGTTCGATCCCCGCCAGCATCGCCGCCGTCGCCGCTTCGCCGCGATGCTCCTCCAGAAAGGCCAGCAATCGCTCGGCGGTCGCCACATAGGCGCGCACCGTATGCATCGAGCGCCGCCGGTCTAGCGCCAGATGCCGCCGCCACTGTTCGCAAAGATCGTCCGCCGCCATGGCGCCATGATAGGGCAGGGGATCGCCCTTGAAAACCGCCCGGAAATGGGCACATGGGATGGGACATGGCAACTCCCTTCGACCTGGCCGACCTTCCGACCGGCGCGCTGATGCGGCTTTCCCCGCTGGTGGGGCGCGTGCTGGCGCCCAATCCGTCGCCCTTCACCTATACGGGCACGCAGACCTATCTGGTGGGCGCGGAGGATGTGGCGGTGATCGATCCCGGTCCGGACGATCCGGCGCATCTGGCCGCGCTGATCGAGGCGATAGGGGGGCGTCCGGTGACGGCGATCCTCTGCACCCACACCCATCGCGACCACAGCCCCGCCGCCGCGCCGCTGGGCGAGCGGACCGGCGCGCCGGTCATCGGTTGCGCGCCGCTGACGCTGGAGGATGATGGCCCCCGCGCCGACGCCGCCTTCGACGCGGCCTATCGCCCGGACCGCGTGCTGGCGGACGGCGAACGGATCGGCGGCCGGGGCTGGACGCTCGCCGCCGTGGCCACGCCCGGCCACACCTCCAACCATCTCTGCTTCGCGCTGCTGGAGGAAAAGGCCCTGTTCACCGGCGATCATGTGATGGGCTGGTCCACCAGCATCGTTTCCCCACCCGACGGCGACATGGCGGCCTATATGGCCTCGATGCAGCGGCTGCTCGACCGGACCGACACCGTCTATTATCCGGCGCATGGCGACCCGGTCGACAATCCGCAGCGGCTGGTGCGCGGCATGATGGGCCATCGCAAGCAGCGGGAGGGCCAGATACTGCGCTTCCTGGAACGCAACGGCGCGTCGGAAATCCCCGACATGGTCGTGGAAATGTACAAGGGCGTCGACCCGCGCCTGCACAGCGCGGCGGGGCGTTCGGTGCTGGCGCATCTCATCGACCTCGACGGGCGCGGCATCGCCGCCGCGACGGGGGACGGGCGATGGCGGCTGCGCTGAGGCGCTTCGCCGGGTCGATCGCAATAGGGATCGTCCCTGTCAACGAGGTACTGGTCAACAGGCGGAACGCCCGTTAGGGGGCGCTGGATGAAGGCCCTTCAAGGAGCAGGGTAGGGACATGAACGCCATCACCGGAATCCCGCAGGGGATCGACCTGCGCGCGGAGATCGACCGGCTGCGCAAGGAACGCAACGCCGTCATCCTCGGCCATTATTACCAGAAGCCGGAAATCCAGGACCTGTCCGATTTCGTGGGCGATTCCCTGGAACTCTCGCGCAAGGCGGCGGAGACGGACGCGGACGTCATCGCCTTTTGCGGCGTGCGCTTCATGGCGGAAACGGCGAAGATCCTCTCGCCGGAAAAGATCGTGGTGCTGCCCGACATGGACGCGGGATGCAGCCTGGAGGACAGTTGCCCGCCCGCCCAGTTCAAGGCCTTTCGCGAGGCGCATCCCGACCATATCGCGCTCAGCTACATCAACTGCTCGGCGGAGGTGAAGGCGCTTTCCGACATCATCGTCACCTCCTCCTCGGCGGAAAAGATCCTGGCGCAGATTCCCAAGGAGCAGAAGATCATCTTCGGCCCCGACAAGCATCTGGGCGGCTATCTGAAGCGCAAGCTCGGCCGCGACATGCTGCTCTGGCCGGGCGTCTGCATCGTGCATGAGGCGTTCAGCGAGACCGAACTGCTGAAGCTGAAGGCCCAGCACCCGCAAGCGCCCATCGCCGCGCATCCGGAATGCCCGCCGCACATCGTCGACCACGCGGACTATATCGGCTCGACCAGCGGCATATTGGAATTTTCCAAGACCATGCCCGGCGACACGCTGATCGTCGCGACTGAACCGCACATCATCCACCAGATGCAGAAGGCGGTGCCGGAAAAGACCTTCATCGGCGCCCCCGGCGCGGACGGCAACTGCAACTGCAACATCTGCCCGTACATGGCGCTCAACACGATGGAGAAGCTCTATCTGGCGCTGCGCGACCTCCAGCCGCGCATCGAGATGGAGGAGGGGCTGCGCCTCGCCGCGAAGAAAAGCCTCGACCGCATGCTCGAAATGGCGAGCGGCACGGTCGGGCAGGGTGATCTGGGCGCGCGCTGATGGAACGCATGGTCACGGCCGTGGAAATCGCGCGCCGCCACCACATATCGGACAAGCGGTTGCGCGGCATTCTGCGCCGCGACTGGCCATGGCCGCGGCGCAAGCACGACTTCTGGACCTTTCCGGCGGGCAGCGAGCAGGCGGCGATGATGGAGATGATCGCAAAAAGGCTGGCGGCAGCATGACCTTCGCTCTCCCCGGCTTCGATCTCGACGCCTTTGTCGCCTCCACCCTGGCGGAGGATCTTGGCCCGGACGGCCGCGACGTCACCAGCGAGGCGGTGATTCCCGCCGACGCGATGTTCGACGGCGTGATGGACAGCCGCGACGCCGTGACGCTGGCGGGCCTGCCCATCGCCGCCGCCTTCTTCCGCGCGCTCGACCCGGATGTGGAGATCGAACTGCTCCGGCAGGATGGCGACCGCGTGGCGGCGGGCACCGACATCATGCGCATCCGGGGCAAGGCCCGCGCCATGCTGACGGCCGAGCGGTCCGCGCTCAACACCGTCCAGCACCTGACCGGCATCGCCACCATGGCCCGCGCCTATGTCGACGCGATCCTGGGCACCGGCGCGACGCTGCTGGACACGCGCAAGACCATTCCGGGCCTTCGCGTGCTGGAAAAATATGCGACCCGCATGGGCGGCGCGACCAATCACCGCATGGGGCTTTGGGACGCGGCGATGATCAAGGACAATCATGTCGCCGTCGCCGGATCGGTCGAGGAAGCCGTCCGCCGCGCCGCCGCCGCCGGGATCGCCAGCATCATCGTGGAGGTCGACCGCGTCGACCAGATCGAACCCGCGCTTGCCGCCGGGGCCACGCACCTCCTGCTCGACAATATGGACGCGCCCACCCTGCGCGGGGCGGTGACGCTGGTCGGCGGGCGCGTCCCCACCGAAGCGTCGGGCGGCGTCACGCTGGACAGCATCCGCGCCAAGGCGGAAACCGGCGTCACCTATATCAGCGTCGGCCGCCTCACCCAGTCGGCCCCGGCCGCCGACATCGGCCTCGATTTCGCCTTTGCCTGAAGTCGCGCATGCGCCGCGGCCCTTGCCCGCCGCTAGGCGCATTTGCAGGCCGCCAGGGCTGAATGTCGATACAGCCTAACCCTCGACGATCACCGTCGAAGGATGATGCCGGTCCAGATGCCTGCGGATGATGCGCAGATTCTTGCTGTTGGACTTGTAGAAGAAATCGAAAACGTCCCCGGCAAAGGGAATGGCGCCGATCAGCGTGTCGAAGCCGACATTGGCCGCCATGCGCGTGAGCTGCCATTTCGACATGCCCAGGTTCCGCGCTTCCCACACGATCCACGCCCCCATGGCGGCCGTGGCGAAATCGCCCACCACGGGGATCAGCCCCACCAGACTGTCCAGCCCGACCCGCCGGTTGGTGCCGGGAAGGACGAACAGCCCCTCCAGCATCGCCTCCATCATCTCGATCCGCCTGCGCACCGAAGCCGGATCGCGGCCGAATCCGGGCATGTCGCGCACGATCCGGTCGAACTGGTCCTGCGAAATCGCCATCATCCGTCCTCCAAGCATCGGCTTTCGTTGCTCTAGTTGGTGCTCCTGAACAGATGGTTCAATGGGTGCCGCGCCCGGGGCGAAGCCATGAAGCCGGTCAGCCGCCGCGCCACCAGCGACCAGCGCACCGGCGCGCCCAGCGCGATGAAGCCGTTATGCGCCTGCATCAGCGCCTCCGCCCGCGCCACGCGGGCCATGCGCTCGTCCAGGCTGGCGGAAAGGCTCGCCGCCTGCAATTGCGCCTCCGCCTCCGCCGAGCAATGCACCTTCCGCGCGCAGCCGATCCGCCCCAGATACCAGAGCGCGCTGTCATAGGCCGCAACCTCGTCGACCAGCCGCAGATCGGCATCGGCCGCCATGTCGACCCGCTCGACAGCCAGGCCGATCATGCCCAGGTCATGCCGCACCAGCCCGAACAGCAGGGTGGAGCCCGGCCCCCTGGGCAGCGCCACGCGCAACGCCGGCGGATCGCCATGCTCGCTGCGCCAGCGTTTCATGACCGCCTGTCCCTGCGCCCAGCGTTCATCCTGCGACAGGCGGGACCAATCCGGCACGGCGGGCGGCGCGGGCAGGTCGAGCTGGCCCGGCACGATCTGCTCTGTCGTGGCCCAGCCGCCGACGGGGAACATCACCGGCAGGCGGCTGCGGTCGATCGCCATGTTGATCGCCCGCCGCACGCCGTCATCCTCCAGCAGCTTGCCGCTCGCCCCGCTCCGGCCCGTCACCGCCAGTCCCAGCAGCCCCTGCACCGGATCGATCCGCACATCGTCGCGGTCGACCCCCGCCGGCACCAGCAGCGGCAGGTCGGAAAAGCGCCCGCCCAGCACGAGCGCGGCCTTGCCCTGCTGGAAACGGGTGATGGCGAGCGCCGCCCGCTCCGCCCGGACGATCCGGGTCTGCCAGGCGGGCACCGGCAGTTCGTCGCCGGATTCGTTCGTGGCCCGCTCCACCGGCGTCAGCACCAGCGCCTTCCCCGGAACGCCGCCCCGCTTCTCCCGCCGATAGGGGCCGGTTCCCCCCTCCCGCGACAGGATCGCCATCTGCGGCTGGGCCAGCATCTGCAACACATAGGGGCGCGGCGCCGCCAGCCTGATCTCGATCACCTCGCCCGTCATCGCCACCACGTCCTGCACCGCGTCCAGCGGCCCGGCGGGGTCCAGCCGGCGCAGCGCCTCTATCCGCGCGGTCAACAGCCGCCCGACATCCTTCGCCAGCACCTTGCTCCCATCGGGCCAGAAGGCGCGGCGCAGGCGGAAGATATAGCTGCGGCCATCGTCCTCCACGATCCAGCGCTGGGCGAGGGCGGGCAGGATCTCGCCGCCGGCATCGAACGCCACCAGCCCCTGCGCGGTGGTTTCCAGGAACAGCTTCGATCCGGGGTCCGGCAGATTCTCCAGGGGCGTGGCGAAATCGGCGGGGCTGCCGATCACGCTGACCGTCACCGGTCCGCTCCCCTCGTCAGAGCAGCCGCCCGTCATCGCCGCCATCAGGGCGGCTCCGCAAAGGGTCAGCCAGGCGGGAAAGGGACGGGAAGGGGCGGAAACCATGTCCGGACAAGGCTTAACCCGCAACCGCGCCCGCGCCAACCGTCATGATGCGGCATGTGCGGGGACTGCTCAAAGTCGCGGAATCGCGGGAACCCAGCCGGGCGCAAGGGGGCCTTTCCCCGCTGTCCCATAGCGGAACAATATTTCATTAACCATGACTCCGCATTGGCCGCAGAAAGGCGCTCCTCTATATCCTTGGATATGCGCCTTTTTTCGACTCTCCTGCTTGTATCCGCCGCCGTGACGGCAACCGCGCTGGCGCAGGGGGTGACGTCGCCCTTCACCGTGGCGGAAAGCGGGCGAAGCTATGCGACGCTGGGGGACGCGATCAGGGCGATCGGCAATGGCCGCGGCACGGTGCTGGTGGCGCCGGGCAGCTATGCGCAATGCGCGGTGCAGCAGGGCGGCGATGTCACCATCCGCGCGCAGAAGCCGGGCACCGCCATCCTCGACGGCGTGGCCTGCGAGCAGAAGGCGGCGCTGGTGCTGCGCG
This genomic interval carries:
- the nadA gene encoding quinolinate synthase NadA; amino-acid sequence: MNAITGIPQGIDLRAEIDRLRKERNAVILGHYYQKPEIQDLSDFVGDSLELSRKAAETDADVIAFCGVRFMAETAKILSPEKIVVLPDMDAGCSLEDSCPPAQFKAFREAHPDHIALSYINCSAEVKALSDIIVTSSSAEKILAQIPKEQKIIFGPDKHLGGYLKRKLGRDMLLWPGVCIVHEAFSETELLKLKAQHPQAPIAAHPECPPHIVDHADYIGSTSGILEFSKTMPGDTLIVATEPHIIHQMQKAVPEKTFIGAPGADGNCNCNICPYMALNTMEKLYLALRDLQPRIEMEEGLRLAAKKSLDRMLEMASGTVGQGDLGAR
- the nadC gene encoding carboxylating nicotinate-nucleotide diphosphorylase, whose amino-acid sequence is MTFALPGFDLDAFVASTLAEDLGPDGRDVTSEAVIPADAMFDGVMDSRDAVTLAGLPIAAAFFRALDPDVEIELLRQDGDRVAAGTDIMRIRGKARAMLTAERSALNTVQHLTGIATMARAYVDAILGTGATLLDTRKTIPGLRVLEKYATRMGGATNHRMGLWDAAMIKDNHVAVAGSVEEAVRRAAAAGIASIIVEVDRVDQIEPALAAGATHLLLDNMDAPTLRGAVTLVGGRVPTEASGGVTLDSIRAKAETGVTYISVGRLTQSAPAADIGLDFAFA
- a CDS encoding DedA family protein; its protein translation is MTDWVLRLIDAGGYWGIFALMVIENIFPPIPSELIMGIGGIRVGQGRMEMGWLLFAGTVGTTVGNYFWYLVGHILGFGRLKPLVDRYGRWATLEWKDVEALDHIFGKYGQIVVFVFRFMPAFRTMISLPAGLFRMGHVRFLLWTSGGALVWNIILAYAGYILGQNFRDIDKYVGPVATACVVGAVLFYLWRLATWKPRG
- a CDS encoding tyrosine recombinase XerC — its product is MAADDLCEQWRRHLALDRRRSMHTVRAYVATAERLLAFLEEHRGEAATAAMLAGIEQADLRAFLTVRRMDGIGNVSAARELSAVRGFLRFVGGEDARVPMLKGPRVKRGLPRPVSPDEAVALAGDIAETAREEWIGARDWAVLLLLYGAGLRIGEAMALTGAVLPLGETLRVTGKRGKTRIVPLLPQVRKAMEAYVALCPFGQEKDAPLFRGVRGGPLSPALIRRAVQGARGRLGLSDRTTPHALRHSFATHLLGRGADLRSLQELLGHASLSSTQIYTQVDAAHLLDVYRNAHPRA
- a CDS encoding MBL fold metallo-hydrolase, coding for MATPFDLADLPTGALMRLSPLVGRVLAPNPSPFTYTGTQTYLVGAEDVAVIDPGPDDPAHLAALIEAIGGRPVTAILCTHTHRDHSPAAAPLGERTGAPVIGCAPLTLEDDGPRADAAFDAAYRPDRVLADGERIGGRGWTLAAVATPGHTSNHLCFALLEEKALFTGDHVMGWSTSIVSPPDGDMAAYMASMQRLLDRTDTVYYPAHGDPVDNPQRLVRGMMGHRKQREGQILRFLERNGASEIPDMVVEMYKGVDPRLHSAAGRSVLAHLIDLDGRGIAAATGDGRWRLR
- the gshB gene encoding glutathione synthase, translating into MIAVTQLNPLTVAVQMDPMEGIRIGGDSTFHIMLAGQARGHRLYHYLAPDLTYRDGRVLAKARPVKVQKVEGDHFVFGEPEMLDLGRDVDVVLMRQDPPFDLSYITATHLLERVQEETLVVNDPASVRNAPEKLFVLDYARFMPPTMITRDLEQVKSFLAQHGEIVVKPLYGNAGNAVFHVGRSGANLSALVELFNASWVEPFMVQAFIPGVAEGDKRIVLVDGEVAGAVNRIPGAGEIRSNLAVGGSAAKTVLTERELEICEALGPELKRRGLLFVGIDVIGGEWLTEINVTSPTGIVSIDAFNGTDTGGMIWDAIDARLAARAAA
- a CDS encoding DUF4112 domain-containing protein; protein product: MAISQDQFDRIVRDMPGFGRDPASVRRRIEMMEAMLEGLFVLPGTNRRVGLDSLVGLIPVVGDFATAAMGAWIVWEARNLGMSKWQLTRMAANVGFDTLIGAIPFAGDVFDFFYKSNSKNLRIIRRHLDRHHPSTVIVEG